From a single Nymphaea colorata isolate Beijing-Zhang1983 chromosome 4, ASM883128v2, whole genome shotgun sequence genomic region:
- the LOC116253030 gene encoding U11/U12 small nuclear ribonucleoprotein 48 kDa protein, with protein sequence MDPSHQASPPAFTFLHPNRNLVPNFAFTHPNPNSNLSFVPQNPNPSFIFAPPPPPPASIPRQAPPDLRATASLLKSLIDHAERTVKEVSDLLHLQKPLAQVQFSSCPYDSRHRMPPEDLFLHYLRCPSAPGNVDPKELPPPSYRSSLKSEPDLPSENHFFGRLEESGEDLCFSLDEEAGYNANFFYRDCPGVVGPPIDADTKRIFTLPPVLSAECVNFGSKELDIKNHRPRFLPSEFWELKREVMGWIDYPARCSFTVHRAVLCLGNLKKVDVKRWIVSNSPLHGIVIDADMRDHLFLLLKLCLRAVSRNADCCMEDISGNCYSDCPVLFESLSWLGSQLTILYGQVNGKLFAMNMVKHSLLGAARSSLLFQIADELEVECHVEDGPVDRPSRIGNYGDQRCPDGGQVLGGEEVYVSRVAAAVAALFERASLEERIKGLRLSGAPSKFQRLTEHAQVSTRADEVRRGRLEYRPIIEHDGLLWQRSQDQDDGRKLKTKEELLAEERDYKRRRMSYRGKKVKRTPVQVLRDIIEDHMDEITRAGGIGCFAKGAEKGVLSLEAISGNTATADIHESQGVSYCASDDRLFVKNDRNVSYVTEEVHLRGVQTSKSYNSQSVSNKGNWGESIHYNHQNSSQKALSKDKHDRSYRSRSPPGVRSAREYLDKYEHGERKDRMDVRTKSMHSSRTGNHSERSHSSSRQRVSNEKGYTGWTIKEDRWSSGMYGGTSSESNTLHMLEDRYDPSLSYNSETYGCDYYGS encoded by the exons ATGGATCCTTCTCATCAAGCCTCTCCTCCCGCCTTCACCTTCCTCCACCCAAACCGTAACCTTGTCCCTAATTTCGCCTTCACCCATCCAAACCCTAACTCCAATTTGTCCTTCGTCCCtcaaaaccctaaccctagctTCATCTTtgcccctccccctccccctcccgcCTCTATCCCTCGACAGGCGCCCCCAGACCTCCGGGCAACAGCTTCTCTGCTGAAATCACTGATCGATCATGCGGAGCGTACGGTCAAAGAGGTCTCCGATCTCCTCCATCTGCAGAAACCCCTTGCTCAGGTCCAGTTCTCATCTTGTCCGTACGATTCCCGGCACAGAATGCCGCCGGAGGACCTATTCCTTCACTATCTTCGCTGTCCTTCTGCGCCTGGGAACGTCGACCCGAAGGAGTTGCCCCCGCCGAGCTATCGGAGTTCGCTTAAATCGGAGCCGGACTTACCGTCGGAGAACCACTTCTTCGGTCGCCTGGAAGAGTCAGGGGAAGATCTCTGCTTTTCCCTCGATGAGGAAGCGGGATACAACGCTAATTTCTTTTACAGGGACTGTCCTGGTGTGGTTGGGCCCCCGATTGATGCGGATACGAAGCGCATTTTCACTCTTCCTCCCGTTCTTTCTGCTGAATGCGTTAATTTTGGTAGCAAAGAATTGGACATCAAGAATCATCGGCCGAGATTCCTTCCTTCAGAGTTCTGGGAATTGAAGCGTGAGGTGATGGGATGGATTGATTATCCGGCTAGGTGTTCTTTCACCGTGCATAGGGCCGTTTTGTGTTTGGGTAACCTGAAGAAGGTCGACGTGAAGAGATGGATAGTTTCAAATTCCCCGTTGCATGGGATCGTAATAGACGCTGATATGCGAGATCATTTATTCCTTCTACTGAAACTCTGTTTGAGAGCAGTGTCAAGAAATGCAGACTGTTGTATGGAAGATATCTCCGGGAATTGTTATTCTGACTGTCCGGTTCTTTTCGAGAGCTTGTCATGGTTGGGCTCTCAGTTGACAATTTTATATGGACAGGTAAACGGGAAGCTCTTCGCAATGAACATGGTCAAGCACAGTTTGCTTGGTGCTGCTCGTTCTTCGTTGTTATTCCAAATAGCCGATGAGCTTGAAGTTGAGTGCCATGTCGAAGATGGTCCAGTTGACAGGCCTTCTAGAATTGGAAATTATGGTGATCAAAGATGTCCAGATGGTGGACAAGTACTCGGCGGAGAAGAGGTTTACGTATCACGAGTAGCTGCTGCTGTAGCTGCATTGTTTGAGCGTGCTTCGTTGGAGGAAAGGATAAAGGGTTTGCGTCTGTCTGGAGCACCCTCCAAATTTCAACG GTTAACAGAGCATGCACAGGTTTCTACTAGGGCTGATGAAGTGCGCAGAGGGCGCCTTGAGTATAGACCTATAATTGAACATGACGGACTTCTGTGGCAACGATCTCAAGACCAG GATGATGGAAGAAAGCTCAAGACAAAGGAGGAGCTCTTGGCTGAAGAAAGAGATTATAAACGTCGGCGAATGTCATATCGTGGCAAGAAGGTTAAACGGACACCAGTACAG gTGTTAAGGGATATAATTGAAGACCACATGGATGAAATTACACGTGCTGGTGGCATTGGATGCTTTGCAAAAGGTGCAGAAAAAGGAGTTTTGTCTCTTGAAGCTATTTCTGGCAACACTGCGACCGCAGATATTCATGAATCTCAGGGTGTCTCCTATTGTGCATCAGATGACAGACTGTTTGTAAAGAATGATAGAAATGTTTCTTATGTAACAGAAGAGGTCCATTTGCGTGGGGTCCAGACAAGCAAAAGCTATAATTCACAAAGTGTTTCAAACAAGGGAAATTGGGGCGAGTCAATACATTATAATCACCAAAACAGCAGTCAAAAGGCCCTGAGTAAGGATAAACATGATAGAAGTTACAGATCAAGAAGCCCACCTGGTGTGAGAAGTGCCAGGGAATACCTGGATAAGTATGAGCATGGGGAAAGGAAAGATCGTATGGACGTTCGGACGAAAAGTATGCACTCTTCTAGAACAGGGAACCACAGTGAAAGATCACATTCTTCATCAAGACAAAGGGTATCAAATGAAAAAGGTTACACAGGATGGACAATAAAGGAAGATAGATGGAGCAGCGGGATGTATGGAGGAACTTCTTCAGAATCTAATACACTACATATGTTGGAAGATAGATATGATCCTTCTCTGTCATATAATTCAGAAACCTATGGCTGTGATTATTATGGAAGCTAG